A single window of Myripristis murdjan chromosome 21, fMyrMur1.1, whole genome shotgun sequence DNA harbors:
- the appb gene encoding amyloid beta (A4) precursor protein b isoform X2, with product MGEHTAFMLLLLATLTLSSEVPADDAVGLLAEPQVAMFCGKLNMHISVQSGKWEPDPSGTKSCIGTKEGILQYCQEVYPELQITNVVEANQPVSIQNWCKKGRKQCRSHTHIVVPYRCLVGEFVSDALLVPDKCKFLHQERMDQCESHLHWHTVAKESCGDRSMNLHDYGMLLPCGIDRFRGVEFVCCPAEAERESDSVELEGEESDVWWGGAETEYSDNSMSRQADTEPATTEDDEDEDEEAEAFDRDENGDGDEDDEDDEEDEDEDDTTDERDSDERSANFAMTTTTTTTTESVEEVVRVPTMAPSPPDAVDRYLESPGDDNEHTDFQRAKESLEAKHRERMSQVMREWEEAERQAKNLPRADKKAVIQHFQEKVEALEQEAAGERQQLVETHMARVEALLNSRRRLALENYLSALQANPPRPRQVLSLLKKYVRAEQKDRQHTLKHYEHVRTVDPKKAAQIRPQVLTHLRVIDERMNQSLGLLYKVPGVANEIQDQVFVIKQRIQAELSQQVSSLQSDGRADGRVSYGNDALMPDQAYSSAPMDPGLDGLGFIHPESFNQPNTENHVEPVDARPVPDRGLPTRPVSALKPEEMPEVRMETEERQSAGYEVHHEKLVFFAEDVGSNKGAIIGLMVGGVVIATVIVITLVMLRKKQYTSIHHGVIEVDAAVTPEERHLTKMQQNGYENPTYKFFEQMQN from the exons ATGGGGGAGCACACGGCGTTTATGCTGTTACTGCTGGCGACCTTGACGCTCTCGTCTGAG GTGCCTGCTGATGACGCTGTGGGTCTGCTAGCCGAGCCCCAGGTGGCCATGTTCTGCGGAAAGCTCAACATGCACATCAGTGTGCAGAGTGGCAAATGGGAGCCGGACCCCTCTGGCACCAAGAGCTGCATCGGCACCAAGGAGGGCATCCTGCAGTACTGCCAAGAG gtgtatCCTGAGCTGCAGATCACTAACGTTGTAGAGGCCAACCAGCCTGTCAGCATCCAGAACTGGTGCAAGAAGGGCCGCAAGCAATGccgcagtcacacacacattgtggtGCCATACCGCTGTCTAG TCGGGGAGTTTGTGAGCGACGCCCTGCTCGTTCCTGACAAGTGCAAGTTCCTGCACCAGGAACGCATGGACCAGTGTGAGAGCCACCTGCACTGGCACACTGTAGCCAAAGAG TCCTGCGGCGACCGCTCCATGAATCTCCATGACTACGGGATGCTGTTGCCGTGTGGTATCGATCGTTTCCGAGGGGTGGAATTTGTCTGCTGTCCAGCGGAGGCGGAGCGAGAGTCAGACAGTGTGGAGCTGGAGGGGGAGGAGTCAGACGTCTGGTGGGGAGGAGCCGAGACTGAATACTCTGATAACAG CATGTCCCGTCAGGCTGATACAGAGCCGGCCACCACTGAGGACGacgaagatgaagatgaagaggccGAGGCTTTCGACAGGGATGAGAACGgagatggtgatgaagatgatgaggacgatgaggaggatgaggatgaggacgaCACAACTGATGAGCGGGACAGTGATGAGCGCAGCGCTAACTTTGCCATGACAACCACCACGACCACCACCACAGAATCGGTCGAGGAGGTCGTTAGAG TGCCCACCATGGCTCCCAGTCCTCCAGATGCTGTGGATCGGTACCTCGAGTCTCCCGGGGACGACAACGAGCACACCGACTTCCAGAGGGCCAAAGAAAGCCTGGAGGCCAAGCACCGTGAAAGGATGTCGCAG GTGATGAGGGAGTGGGAGGAGGCTGAGAGGCAGGCCAAGAACCTTCCTCGTGCTGACAAGAAGGCTGTCATCcag CACTTCCAGGAGAAGGTGGAGGCTCTggagcaggaggcagcaggagagaggcagcagctggTGGAAACCCACATGGCCCGGGTGGAGGCCTTGCTCAACAGCCGCCGGCGCCTGGCTCTGGAAAATTACCTCAGCGCCCTGCAGGCCAACCCTCCACgg CCCCGTCAGGTGTTGAGCCTGTTGAAGAAGTATGTGCGTGCAGAGCAGAAGGACAGGCAGCACACCCTGAAACACTACGAGCACGTCCGCACAGTCGACCCCAAGAAGGCTGCACAGATCCGACCTCAG GTTCTGACCCACCTACGTGTGATTGATGAGAGGATGAACCAGTCACTGGGGCTGCTCTACAAGGTGCCTGGTGTGGCTAATGAGATCCAAGATCAAGTTT TTGTTATAAAGCAGAGAATCCAGGCTGAGCTGTCTCAGCAAGTCTCCTCCCTGCAGAGCGATGGGCGG GCTGATGGCAGGGTGAGTTACGGCAACGACGCTCTGATGCCTGACCAGGCGTACAGCTCTgctcccatggaccctggtctGGACGGCCTGGGCTTCATCCACCCTGAGAGCTTCAACCAGCCGAACACAGAGAACCATG ttGAGCCTGTTGATGCACGTCCAGTTCCAGACAGGGGCCTTCCCACACGACCtg TGTCTGCTCTAAAGCCAGAGGAGATGCCAGAAGTGCGGATGGAGACTGAGGAGAGGCAAAGTGCTGGTTACGAAGTTCATCATGAAAAGCTG gtgttcTTTGCTGAGGATGTGGGGTCCAATAAGGGTGCCATCATCGGGCTGATGGTCGGCGGGGTTGTCATAGCAACCGTCATTGTCATTACCTTGGTCATGCTGAGGAAGAAACAATACACCTCCATTCATCATGGCGTCATCGAG GTGGATGCGGCAGTGACACCAGAGGAGCGTCATCTGACCAAAATGCAGCAGAATGGCTATGAGAATCCCACCTACAAATTCTTTGAGCAGATGCAGAACTAA
- the appb gene encoding amyloid beta (A4) precursor protein b isoform X1, producing MGEHTAFMLLLLATLTLSSEVPADDAVGLLAEPQVAMFCGKLNMHISVQSGKWEPDPSGTKSCIGTKEGILQYCQEVYPELQITNVVEANQPVSIQNWCKKGRKQCRSHTHIVVPYRCLVGEFVSDALLVPDKCKFLHQERMDQCESHLHWHTVAKESCGDRSMNLHDYGMLLPCGIDRFRGVEFVCCPAEAERESDSVELEGEESDVWWGGAETEYSDNSMSRQADTEPATTEDDEDEDEEAEAFDRDENGDGDEDDEDDEEDEDEDDTTDERDSDERSANFAMTTTTTTTTESVEEVVRAVCWARAESGPCHAMLERWYFVPEKGRCAPFLFGGCGGNRNNFESEEYCLAVCSSSLPTMAPSPPDAVDRYLESPGDDNEHTDFQRAKESLEAKHRERMSQVMREWEEAERQAKNLPRADKKAVIQHFQEKVEALEQEAAGERQQLVETHMARVEALLNSRRRLALENYLSALQANPPRPRQVLSLLKKYVRAEQKDRQHTLKHYEHVRTVDPKKAAQIRPQVLTHLRVIDERMNQSLGLLYKVPGVANEIQDQVFVIKQRIQAELSQQVSSLQSDGRADGRVSYGNDALMPDQAYSSAPMDPGLDGLGFIHPESFNQPNTENHVEPVDARPVPDRGLPTRPVSALKPEEMPEVRMETEERQSAGYEVHHEKLVFFAEDVGSNKGAIIGLMVGGVVIATVIVITLVMLRKKQYTSIHHGVIEVDAAVTPEERHLTKMQQNGYENPTYKFFEQMQN from the exons ATGGGGGAGCACACGGCGTTTATGCTGTTACTGCTGGCGACCTTGACGCTCTCGTCTGAG GTGCCTGCTGATGACGCTGTGGGTCTGCTAGCCGAGCCCCAGGTGGCCATGTTCTGCGGAAAGCTCAACATGCACATCAGTGTGCAGAGTGGCAAATGGGAGCCGGACCCCTCTGGCACCAAGAGCTGCATCGGCACCAAGGAGGGCATCCTGCAGTACTGCCAAGAG gtgtatCCTGAGCTGCAGATCACTAACGTTGTAGAGGCCAACCAGCCTGTCAGCATCCAGAACTGGTGCAAGAAGGGCCGCAAGCAATGccgcagtcacacacacattgtggtGCCATACCGCTGTCTAG TCGGGGAGTTTGTGAGCGACGCCCTGCTCGTTCCTGACAAGTGCAAGTTCCTGCACCAGGAACGCATGGACCAGTGTGAGAGCCACCTGCACTGGCACACTGTAGCCAAAGAG TCCTGCGGCGACCGCTCCATGAATCTCCATGACTACGGGATGCTGTTGCCGTGTGGTATCGATCGTTTCCGAGGGGTGGAATTTGTCTGCTGTCCAGCGGAGGCGGAGCGAGAGTCAGACAGTGTGGAGCTGGAGGGGGAGGAGTCAGACGTCTGGTGGGGAGGAGCCGAGACTGAATACTCTGATAACAG CATGTCCCGTCAGGCTGATACAGAGCCGGCCACCACTGAGGACGacgaagatgaagatgaagaggccGAGGCTTTCGACAGGGATGAGAACGgagatggtgatgaagatgatgaggacgatgaggaggatgaggatgaggacgaCACAACTGATGAGCGGGACAGTGATGAGCGCAGCGCTAACTTTGCCATGACAACCACCACGACCACCACCACAGAATCGGTCGAGGAGGTCGTTAGAG CGGTATGTTGGGCACGTGCTGAGTCCGGCCCATGCCATGCCATGCTGGAGCGTTGGTACTTCGTGCCTGAGAAGGGTCGCTGTGCCCCCTTCTTGTTTGGGGGCTGTGGGGGCAACAGGAATAACTTTGAGTCGGAGGAGTACTGCCTAGCTGTCTGCAGCAGCTCGT TGCCCACCATGGCTCCCAGTCCTCCAGATGCTGTGGATCGGTACCTCGAGTCTCCCGGGGACGACAACGAGCACACCGACTTCCAGAGGGCCAAAGAAAGCCTGGAGGCCAAGCACCGTGAAAGGATGTCGCAG GTGATGAGGGAGTGGGAGGAGGCTGAGAGGCAGGCCAAGAACCTTCCTCGTGCTGACAAGAAGGCTGTCATCcag CACTTCCAGGAGAAGGTGGAGGCTCTggagcaggaggcagcaggagagaggcagcagctggTGGAAACCCACATGGCCCGGGTGGAGGCCTTGCTCAACAGCCGCCGGCGCCTGGCTCTGGAAAATTACCTCAGCGCCCTGCAGGCCAACCCTCCACgg CCCCGTCAGGTGTTGAGCCTGTTGAAGAAGTATGTGCGTGCAGAGCAGAAGGACAGGCAGCACACCCTGAAACACTACGAGCACGTCCGCACAGTCGACCCCAAGAAGGCTGCACAGATCCGACCTCAG GTTCTGACCCACCTACGTGTGATTGATGAGAGGATGAACCAGTCACTGGGGCTGCTCTACAAGGTGCCTGGTGTGGCTAATGAGATCCAAGATCAAGTTT TTGTTATAAAGCAGAGAATCCAGGCTGAGCTGTCTCAGCAAGTCTCCTCCCTGCAGAGCGATGGGCGG GCTGATGGCAGGGTGAGTTACGGCAACGACGCTCTGATGCCTGACCAGGCGTACAGCTCTgctcccatggaccctggtctGGACGGCCTGGGCTTCATCCACCCTGAGAGCTTCAACCAGCCGAACACAGAGAACCATG ttGAGCCTGTTGATGCACGTCCAGTTCCAGACAGGGGCCTTCCCACACGACCtg TGTCTGCTCTAAAGCCAGAGGAGATGCCAGAAGTGCGGATGGAGACTGAGGAGAGGCAAAGTGCTGGTTACGAAGTTCATCATGAAAAGCTG gtgttcTTTGCTGAGGATGTGGGGTCCAATAAGGGTGCCATCATCGGGCTGATGGTCGGCGGGGTTGTCATAGCAACCGTCATTGTCATTACCTTGGTCATGCTGAGGAAGAAACAATACACCTCCATTCATCATGGCGTCATCGAG GTGGATGCGGCAGTGACACCAGAGGAGCGTCATCTGACCAAAATGCAGCAGAATGGCTATGAGAATCCCACCTACAAATTCTTTGAGCAGATGCAGAACTAA
- the gabpa gene encoding GA-binding protein alpha chain, whose product MAKSESEEMIEIEIDGQEKQACLEEGIEEQTLTASDLIQQDIDINEPIGNLKKLLEPRIAVSLDAYDICLQDIQLHPDHSLFDQGVKTDGTVQLSLQIITKPGEEKLNILEIVKPVETVEVVIDPDAAGEDGALVEEGQLIAVERSALSDDTSEQVTRWAAALEGYRKEQVRLGIPYDPVLWSADQVIHWAVWVMKEFNIDEMEIGGIHIPGRDLCAYSQEEFLQKVPNGEILWSHLELLRKYVLASQDQTGQDGTVTIDQPVQIIPAPVSTPTTIKVLKQSRGPRAPRISGGEERSSPGNRTGNNGQIQLWQFLLELLTDKDARDCISWVGEEGEFKLNQPELVAQKWGQRKNKPTMNYEKLSRALRYYYDGDMISKVQGKRFVYKFVCDLRTLIGYSAAELNTLVTECEQKKLARMQLHGIAQPITTVTLATTTLDKDS is encoded by the exons GAAGAACAGACCCTCACAGCGTCAGATTTGATTCAACAAGATATTGACATCAATGAGCCAATCGGCAATTTGAAGAAGCTTCTGGAGCCTCGTATTGCAGTGTCGCTGGATGCTTATGACATCTGCTTGCAGGACATTCAG CTGCATCCTGATCATAGCCTCTTTGATCAAGGAGTGAAGACGGATGGCACGGTGCAGCTCAGCCTGCAGATCATAACCAAACCAG GTGAGGAGAAGTTAAATATCCTGGAAATTGTGAAGCCTGTAGAAACCGTAGAGGTGGTGATCGATCCGGATGCCGCAGGAGAGGATGGCGCCCTGGTGGAAGAGGGGCAGCTCATTGCTGTGGAGCGATCTGCCCTGTCTGACGACACCTCAGAGCAGGTCACACGCTGGGCCGCAGCCCTAGAGGGCTACCGCAAGGAGCAGGTCCGCCTGGGCATACCATATG ACCCGGTGCTCTGGTCAGCTGATCAGGTAATCCACTGGGCTGTGTGGGTGATGAAGGAGTTTAACATCGATGAGATGGAAATAGGAGGCATCCACATCCCAGGTCGCGACCTCTGCGCCTACAGCCAGGAAGAGTTCCTTCAGAAAGTGCCTAACGGAGAGATACTCTGGAGCCACCTGGAACTCCTACGCAAAT ATGTGTTAGCCAGTCAGGACCAGACTGGCCAGGACGGCACTGTCACCATTGATCAAC CTGTGCAGATAATCCCAGCCCCAGTGAGTACACCCACCACCATAAAGGTATTGAAGCAGAGCCGCGGCCCCAGAGCGCCCCGCATttcaggaggagaggagcgcaGTTCACCTGGCAACCGCACAG GCAACAACGGTCAGATCCAGCTGTGGCAGttcctgctggagctgctgacaGACAAAGATGCAAGGGACTGCATCTCCTGGGTGGGCGAGGAGGGTGAGTTCAAGCTCAACCAGCCCGAGCTCGTAGCACAGAAATGGGGCCAGCGCAAGAACAAGCCCACGATGAACTATGAGAAACTCAGCCGAGCCCTCAg GTATTACTACGACGGGGACATGATCAGCAAGGTGCAGGGCAAGCGCTTCGTATACAAGTTTGTGTGCGACCTGAGGACTCTGATTGGCTACAGTGCCGCTGAGCTCAACACCCTGGTGACCGAGTGTGAGCAGAAGAAGCTGGCTCGCATGCAGCTGCACGGCATCGCTCAGCCCATCACTACAGTGACCCTGGCCACCACCACACTAGACAAGGACAGCTGA